The Nitrospiria bacterium sequence GTATAGGCCAGCCGACCGAAAAAATCAACATAGACGCCGCGGTTTCCGACGACGTTCTGATCGATCAGGAACGCGACCGCTTTCTTCTGATGAAGCGCGGATAAAATCCGTCGGACGGAAGCGGGGTCCTTGCTGTTGATGACGGTGGCCCCGAACCGCTCCCGCTGCCGGTTGATCCACCGGTCGAGCCAGGGGTTGTCCAAGGCGCGTGCCACCACATAGGTCGGAACGCCCGTTGCGGAATTGACCAGACTCATCAGCTCCCAGTTTCCATAATGGGATGCCAGGAAGATGACCCCGTGTCCCTTCTGGAACGCCTCCTCCATATGGGACCGGCCCTCGATCCGGACGTCCCGAAGAATCGTCGACCGGTCCTGTCCGACGGCCCCCAAAAGTTCGATCAAACTTTTGCCCAGGGACCGGTACGCCGCACGCGCGACCTTCGTCGGATCAAAATCGGTCGTCCCGAACGCGCAACGCAGATTATCGAGCGTGATCCGCCGGCGTCGGGAAATCAGCCGGTAGGCCGCTTCGCCCACGAGCGCTCCAAGGGCCGGCGTCCAGGAGCGGGGCATGAGACGGTACAGGCCGTAGAGCGCCATCGCCAACCCGTACTCCAACCGGTAGCGCAAGGGATGATTTTTCCGCTTGACGGATTTCACCGGAAGACCCCGCGCAGCATCGATTCAAAGGCCTCGGAGTGATCGATGACCAGCTCCAACCGGGCCGCCCACCATGCCTTCGCGGGTCGTCCAAGCCTCTTGATTCGGACCGCATCTTTTTCGGTCGTCACGATTCCGACGGCATCCAACCGCTTGGCTTCGCCTTCAATCGCATCCAAATCCTCCGGTCGATACCGATAGTGATCCGGATAAACGCACGCCGCGGCCGAATCCGCTCCCCCCTCTTGAAGCATCCGGACGAAGCGATCCGGCTGCCCGATGCCCGTCACGGCGAGGAGACGCATCCCCTTGATATTTTCAAACGGCAAGGAGGAACCGGAACTGAACGGGATGAGTTCCACAATGCGATGGCGACTGGTAAAAATACGGGGATCGGAGAAGTATTCCCGAATGAACTTTTGCAGCTCAAGGGTCCGGTCCGGATCGACGACGTGGGTCAGAAGAACGGCGTCTGCCCGGCCTAATTGGTGTACGGACTCCCGAAGGGTTCCCCGGGGGAAGACATAACCATTGCCGAAGGGCTCCATCGCATCCACCACGAGAAGATTAAGATCCCTTTTCAAACGGAGATGCTGGTAGCCGTCATCCAGGACGAACACGTCCGGTTGTAGCGCCTCGAGGGCGTAACGGGCCGCGGCCACACGGTCGGATGATACAACCACGGGCACACCCCAAAGCCGGTCGGCCATAAGGGAGGGTTCGTCCCCCACCTCCTCGGGCCCCGGTTCGATGCCGGCCGAAGCGGAAACCACCCGGATCGTTTTTGCGCTTCTTCCTCCGTAGCCCCGTGAGAGAACGACCGGGCGATGTCCTTGGGCAAGGAGAAATCGGCAAACGGTCATGACGGTCGGCGTCTTTCCGGTTCCACCGAGGGTAAGATTGCCGATGCTGACGACCGGCCGAGGCATCCGGACGGACCGTAACAGTCCGACGGAGTAGGCCGCCGTCCGCGTCTCCTGCCATCCTTGATAAAGAACCGAGACCGCGCGCAAGCCCGCGGCGGCGAGGGACGTGAGCAGACCGCCTTTGGATACGAGCATTCGTTCTTTAAACCAGCGCTCAAGGCCGCTGCGATGATCGAGGCGAGTGAGGCCACCGAAAAGCCTTTCCTTCAATTGCTGCTCCACCATCGCCGACGTCCGGCCGGACGCCCCTTGATGAAGGCGCACCGTTTCCCGGGCGTGATGCTCCATGGCTTCCCGTCGGGCCGTTTCCGTCAGCAACGATTCGATCTCCCGGACCAATTCTCCGATGTCGTGGACCATCCGTCCGCCGGACGAGGCCAGGAGCAGGTCGGCCGTTTCCTGAACGTGCTGGACGAACGGTCCAAACAGCACGGCCCGCCCGAGCGCCGCCGGTTCCAACAGATTGTGCCCTCCCACCGGCGCCAGACTGCCGCCCACAAACACGACCGTTCCCAGACTGTATAGTCGTCCCAATTGCCCCAGCGTATCCAAAAGCAGAACATCCGCCCCGGACTCGGTCGTCGCACGATCCAAGTCGGAATACCGGATGTAACTTATGCCCTGTCGGGTCAGCAGCCCCGTCACGTTCGACAATCGGTTGAGGTGGCGCGGGGCCAGGATCATACGGAAGCTCGGCCATTGTTGTTTGATTCGGGCAAAACCGGTCAACAGAAGTTCCTCTTCCTTCTCGTGCGTGCTTCCGGCCACCAGAATCTTTTCATCGGAGCCCCAGCCCAGGCGCTCGATCAGTCGTCGACGTTCCGACTCCGACAACGGAACGGCCGCCTGATCGAACTTGAGATTGCCCAGGACCCGTACCCGCTCGGGTGAGGCGCCCAGTTCAACGACGCGTCGGGCGTCCTGCGCCGACTG is a genomic window containing:
- the lpxK gene encoding tetraacyldisaccharide 4'-kinase, which translates into the protein MGVVFYNLILILTLPLTLPVFVLLMIVRPEYRTGLSERLGRWPGSWGRPARAATRVWIHAASVGECLAVLPLIERWLRDRPEWDLVLSVMTPTGRKLIAQRLGNRVRVGFFPLDFPGISARLLRRAAPDLILLVETELWPNFLRSASRCDIPVLLINGRISPRSYRRYRTVRWLFGETLRRIRVFGMQSAQDARRVVELGASPERVRVLGNLKFDQAAVPLSESERRRLIERLGWGSDEKILVAGSTHEKEEELLLTGFARIKQQWPSFRMILAPRHLNRLSNVTGLLTRQGISYIRYSDLDRATTESGADVLLLDTLGQLGRLYSLGTVVFVGGSLAPVGGHNLLEPAALGRAVLFGPFVQHVQETADLLLASSGGRMVHDIGELVREIESLLTETARREAMEHHARETVRLHQGASGRTSAMVEQQLKERLFGGLTRLDHRSGLERWFKERMLVSKGGLLTSLAAAGLRAVSVLYQGWQETRTAAYSVGLLRSVRMPRPVVSIGNLTLGGTGKTPTVMTVCRFLLAQGHRPVVLSRGYGGRSAKTIRVVSASAGIEPGPEEVGDEPSLMADRLWGVPVVVSSDRVAAARYALEALQPDVFVLDDGYQHLRLKRDLNLLVVDAMEPFGNGYVFPRGTLRESVHQLGRADAVLLTHVVDPDRTLELQKFIREYFSDPRIFTSRHRIVELIPFSSGSSLPFENIKGMRLLAVTGIGQPDRFVRMLQEGGADSAAACVYPDHYRYRPEDLDAIEGEAKRLDAVGIVTTEKDAVRIKRLGRPAKAWWAARLELVIDHSEAFESMLRGVFR